Proteins found in one Amphiura filiformis chromosome 14, Afil_fr2py, whole genome shotgun sequence genomic segment:
- the LOC140169722 gene encoding acid-sensing ion channel 1B-like, whose amino-acid sequence MKVDLEKEFAENTSLHGIARIFQSAGVTLKLIWSAIFLAAFGLFIWQFTERITAYLKFDYNTLVEVEHRSELTFPAVTICNYNRFYNSRISEEYRKYLDRVLKFADTLNYYDAYSENSEGYESAEIWDGLNDEFDFEQFSTQSGFRLNDSLLRCDWKGEKDSCSAENFTAIFIPDYGICYQFNINDKDENRLRQTLPGADNGLSILININQKEYTETFKRGHHEAGLKFVVHQWDDQPLIETLGLAIAPGFHTYAAVREKKYESLPKPWGKCKSVKDGYNEKHCLFDCRLKRIVSTCNCRPLGYTGKSQICTPDQQADCVAKALQEYRSIASSDVCNCPTQCTEVVYTASLSMTSFPSDELAEEYQKKYETFIGVVDKDNSSFSNSGDLKLRKNLVYLDVYFDELSETTFKQVEAMSFSALLSDLGGQMGLFLGMSAITAAEVLEYLVKKIYRVFKKNRSTDNKVIELNSST is encoded by the exons ATGAaagttgatcttgagaaagaatTTGCGGAAAATACCAGTCTTCATGGCATTGCTCGCATTTTCCAGTCTGCTGGGGTTACCTTAAAGCTCATTTGGTCGGCAATCTTCTTGGCAGCTTTCGGTCTGTTTATTTGGCAGTTTACAGAGCGAATTACAGCATATCTGAAATTTGATTACAATACTCTTGTTGAG GTTGAACATCGATCCGAATTAACTTTCCCAGCCGTGACAATCTGCAACTACAATCGCTTTTATAATTCCCGAATATCTGAAGAATATCGAAA GTATTTGGACCGAGTGCTCAAGTTTGCAGATACTCTGAATTATTACGACGCATATTCTGAAAACAGCGAGGGATATGAATCAGCAGAGATTTGGGACGGTTTGAATGACGAGTTTGATTTTGAGCAATTCAGTACCCAATCTGGTTTCCGCCTCAATGACAGTCTGCTACGGTGTGATTGGAAAGGAGAAAAGGACTCTTGCTCTGCAGAAAATTTTACTGCGATATTTATACCGGATTATGGTATCTGTTACCAGTTTAATATCAATGATAAAGACGAGAATCGACTGCGGCAAACTTTACCAGGAGCTGATAATGGATTGAGTATTCTAATAAATATCAACCAAAAAGAGTATACAGAGACATTTAAACGAGGACATCATGAAGCAGGGTTGAAGTTTGTTGTTCATCAGTGGGATGACCAACCTCTCATTGAGACGCTGGGGCTTGCCATTGCGCCTGGGTTTCATACATACGCTGCTGTGAGGGAAAAGAAATATGAATCATTGCCCAAGCCGTGGGGTAAATGTAAATCTGTAAAAGATGGTTATAATGAGAAACATTGTCTTTTTGACTGTCGCCTAAAACGCATCGTCAGTACTTGTAACTGCCGACCATTGGGGTATACTGGTAAGTCCCAGATTTGCACCCCAGACCAACAAGCAGATTGTGTAGCAAAGGCGCTCCAGGAATACCGCTCTATAGCCAGCAGTGACGTATGCAATTGCCCTACTCAGTGTACAGAAGTGGTATATACGGCATCACTTTCAATGACGTCTTTTCCGAGTGATGAACTCGCAGAAGAATATCAAAAGAAATATGAGACATTTATAGGGGTTGTCGACAAAGACAACTCAAGCTTTTCGAACAGCGGAGATCTCAAACTTCGTAAAAACTTAGTCTATCTAGATGTTTATTTCGATGAGTTAAGTGAAACTACATTTAAGCAGGTTGAAGCCATGAGTTTTTCGGCCTTGCTCTCTGATTTGGGTGGACAAATGGGATTGTTTCTCGGTATGAGTGCAATCACAGCGGCTGAAGTATTGGAGTACCTCGTAAAAAAGATATATCGTGTCTTTAAGAAGAATCGGTCGACTGACAACAAAGTAATAGAGCTAAATTCATCCACGTAA